The following is a genomic window from Nisaea sediminum.
GGAGCGGACGTTCATCGGCATGTTCTGGCGCAGCGCCGTGAAGCCCGAATGCATCTCCGCCGAGACCGAGCGCGCGCGGGCGCGGGCGATCGGGTCGTCCGGCCAGAGGCCCGCTTCCGGGTGCTTCTCGTTCAGATACTCGCCGATCGAGAGGCTGTCCCAGACCGTCAGCTCGCCGTCCTTCAGAACGGGAACCTTGCCCGTCGGCGAATGGCGCAGGATCTCCTGCCGCGTGTTGGACGTGTCGAGCGCGATCACGGTTTCCTCGAACTCGATGCCGGTCGCCTTCATCATCAGCCACGGCCGCATAGACCAGGACGAATAGTTCTTGTTCCCGATAATAAGGCTGTATGGCGCCATTTTCTTTGTTCCCTCTGAGCCCTGCCGGGGCCATTTGAACCGCCAGCGGCGTGGTGCGCAACCTCTGTCATTCCGGTCCGGTCGGCAGAATGCCGGAGCCGCCCGCTCTGCCGCGCTTGAAGCGGGCCCGGAGCGCGGGCTAGAACGGATGGCGATTGATCCTCTCTGGAGCTCCTCCGATGCCATTCCGATTCGTTGCCAAGGCCACGCCGAAATCCGTCCCGCTGACCCCGGTC
Proteins encoded in this region:
- a CDS encoding glutathione S-transferase family protein, which produces MAPYSLIIGNKNYSSWSMRPWLMMKATGIEFEETVIALDTSNTRQEILRHSPTGKVPVLKDGELTVWDSLSIGEYLNEKHPEAGLWPDDPIARARARSVSAEMHSGFTALRQNMPMNVRSSFPGLGRGPGVQEDINRITAIWRNHRRRVTDPADGPYLFGRFTIADAMFAPVVSRFRTYAVELADEAAAYADAIWENAAVKAWVDDAKKEPMVIDRHEF